The nucleotide sequence CGAACGCTGAATTTCAACGATCCGCGAACTGCGATTCAGATGCTCTTTTCTTTGCGTTGATGAAGAGATCGCATGGCATAGATAATGAGGCCGCTGACTAGTACGAAGAGCGCCAAACGGAACTCGCTAATAATCTTTGGGCGAGACAAAAGAATGAAAACGAATGTGCCTGTAGCAATGAGGCTGGGCAGCGGATAGAGCGGCATGCGGAATCGCCCAGCGCGTGCGCGTTCAGCCCTATGTTTTGGAAGCAGAATGGCAATGCCCTGCAGCAAAAACTGAAAGACGATGCGTAGTACCACGAGTGACGCGATCACCTCTTGCAACCGGAAGAGGCAACAGACCAGAGTGACAAGGCAGAGTACGCAAAGTGAGACTACGGGGAATCCGTGACGACGATGCAGGCGCGCGAAGATAGCAGGGAAGTTCCCGTCGCGTGCGGCTGCATACGGGATGCGTGAATAGCCTAGTAAAAGCGCATACACAGAGGCTAATGATGCAATGGCAATGAGAATGACCGCTGTAGACGCGGCTGCATGCGCCCATGCGTGCGAAGCAAACGCCGTCTGTACGAAGACGGCCATGGTGTACTGCCGTTCGCCGCTGCTGCTATGTGTGAGCGATTGCCACGGAAGAACGCCCAGCACACTAATGTTCATGAGCAAATACAACGTGCCGACGATGACGATTGCGCCGATCACCGCGCGCGGAATGGTGCGGCTTGGATCGCGGACTTCAGCTCCCAGGAAACATACGTTGTAGTAGCCCCAGTAGTCGTATGCTGCAACCAGCAGTCCAGCACCAAGGCCGCTAAAGAATGCACCGTTCAGGTGAAAGGCGTTGGGTGGGAAGCTAAATGCCAATGATGGTGAGAAGTGTGTGAAGCCGATTGCAATGACGCCAAGCAGGGTCGCGATCACCACCCCGCCCAGAATGCGCGTTACCGCGCCAATCTTTCGGATAGGTTGGAAGAGGAGCGCGGTACACGCCAGACATGCCGTAAGCGCCAGAACGGTTTGCGCGGTATGGGTAAAGCCCGGTAGAAACCACGTGGCGTATTGTGCGAAGCCAATGCAACCGGAGGCGATGGAAAGCGGGGCGGAGAAGATAAGCTGCCAGGCGTAGAGAAAGCTGAAAGCCTTGCCAAGTTTTGGCGGATAGGCGGCCTTCAGATAGGCGTATGAGCCCCCTGCTTCGGGATATGCCGTTCCGAGTTCACTCCACGTGCAGCCGTCAGCTAGTGACAGCAGCGCTCCGAGCAACCATCCCAACATGGCCTGCGGTCCCCCCATTGCCGTCACAATGAGCGGCAATGTAATGAACGGACCCACGCCGACCATATCAATGATGTTGGCAGAGAGCGCTCCCGTAAATCCGAGTTGTCGGCGAAGGTGTGACTCGGATGGATTGACTGCGTTCATCTGGCTCTCTGAGTGGAAGGATGCAGGAAATTTGGTCGAGCTGGTTTCGTTTCGATAATCCTACAGTTGCCGGTCTATGAATGGGCTTGGATAATTGACTCGCACTCGCTCTGAAGAAGCACCTTCGCCTCTCCAAGACTGGCTCGCGTCGCGGTCATCCATTGCTGATCAAGTAGTAGCTGACGAGATGCGCGATCGATCTGTGGTTGCATCGCAGAGACAGCAGGGCCGCCAGCGATGTTGCGGATCGCAACGAAATACTCCGGATCCATCGCCTGTTGCAGTAGGTCCTTCGTAATGCTGAGCCCCGATGCTTGTGTACGCGAGAAGAGATCGTCCACAAAAGCTGAGACATCATCCGAACTCGCAGACTTAACGGCGGCGGAGACGATTGTGTGGGCTGCGTGGAATGAAATCCCTGTCTGGCGCACGAGAGTGTCGGCGACCTCGGTGACGGGTAGAAAGCTGGTTCCCGCACGCACTCGCATCTGCTCTGTGTTGAAGGTCGCTTCCGAGAGTGCGCCAGCAATCAGTGTGAGCGCACGTTGTGCGTCAGAGAAGGCAAGGGCAACGAGAGGTTGCAGCGAGTCTTCTCCATCATTCATGTCGGCGAAGGGGGTGTTATGCAGTGAGCCGAGCACGGACTGCGATTCAGTAAGCGCCCGGGATGCAAGGATTCGCGTGTGTTCCAGGGGGACAGGGTTGCGCTTTTGCGGCATGATGCTGCTGATCTGCACGTACCCGTTGGATAGGCGCAGGAAGTTGAATTCAGCAGTGGACCATAGCAACATGTCCTGTGTGAATCGGCCAAGGCTAAGCATCGCAGTCGCCAGCATGCTGCACGTCTCTGCTACATAATCGACTGCTGCGATGGCTCCGTAGCTATTCACTACAAGACCGTTAAATCCAAGTAGACGCATGGTGAGATCGCGCTGGATGGGAAAGCCAGTGGTCGTGATCGCACAGGCCCCAAGAGGGCTACGATTCACCCTGGAAAAGCAGGCGATCAGACGTTCCGCATCACGTTCCAGAACCTCAACCATCGCCATCATGTAATGCCCTAGTGTTGTTGGCTGCGCCGGTTGGTTATGTGTGTAAGCCGGCATCAGCGCGTCGCGGTATTGCGTCGCAATTGCCAACAGCACTGAACGTAACGTGAGAGAGGCATCGAGGATATTGAGCAGATTGGATCTAAGAACCATGCGGTACATGGTGAGGTCGATATCGTTTCGCGAACGCGCGGTGTGGAGTCTTCCGGCATGTTCTTCACCCGCGATGTCGGCGAGCTTCTTTTCGACGAGGAAGAAGAGATCTTCCACTGAACCATCGTAGATGGAAGACCGAAGCTCTTCTATATTCAGTGCGTCAATACCCTGCAAGCATGCGGATGCCGTGTCGCGCGAGATGATGCCGCTGCGGTAAAGCATGACTGCGTGCGCGCGATCGATCTCCAATAGAGACGGCAAAAAAAGATGCTGCGCGTCGGCGAAGATGTGCGCAAGAACTTGTTCACGATAGATGTGCGCGGGGAAAGAGGACGAGACGTTCGACACGGGGTAACTCCACCGTTGCTGCTTGGATGAAAGAGGATAAAAGAGGAGCGGTGGTTGCCGCTCCTCTTCATGGTGTGAATTAGAACTGTACAGCGACACCCCATTGCACGATGCGCTGTTCCAGTACGGTGCTGCGGTTGATGGTGGGCGCTGCGCTGGTGGAGATGCCCGTCGCCGCCGCTACTGCCTGTGTGTACGAGATGTTCGTGACGTTGTTGTGATTGAAGATATTGTTCGCCTCGAGCAGGAACGAAGGGGCAATTCGTTCCCAGATCTTCGGGAAGGTACGCGTATAACGAGCGTCTACCTGATAGACAGCGGGACTACGAAGCGTGTTGCGTCCAACGAAGGCTGGTCGGGCAACAGTCTGCGAGGCATCGTTGTAGAACGTCTGGCTGGCAGCAAGAATTGTTGCCTGATCACCTGACATCAGGTTTCCGAGGACTGACAGCATGTTGTGATTGGCAAGTTCACGGCCGAATTTGTTAGTGAAGTTAAACTGCGGCTCTAGAACTCCCGTCAGATTGAATGCATTCGGGTGATTGACGTTGGAGTTTCCGCGATCGAATTTACGATTCAAGGTGTTCGTGACATTTGCGTTCTGCTCAAATGAGTTCACGTCCGGTGCATCCGAAATGGTGTGCGACCACGTGTAACTTGCGTTCAGAGACATACCGCGTATCGGAGCCATGACAAAGTTGAGGAACATGGCATTGAAGCTCGAATTTGCGCCGGAGTCCACGCGATTTACCTGGTTGTAGCGGGCGTCATAACGTGTAGAGCTATTGACCGCACTGGAGAAGGTAGGACGACCATCTGCCAACGTGCCCGTTGGAATCCCATTGATGTTATGCATCCACATCAGGTTGCGGCCATTCGACATGATGTAGCCCAGCGTGAGCGACGTCTTATTCGTGAGCTGCTGAGCGACCTGAAGGTTCGCGTTCCAGGTGTATTCGTTCTTGAAGGTTGGGCTCACGGTTGTTACGTTCTGAGTTGCAACCGTTCCTAGGCTGGATGGAATCGTCGGATAGGCCGGAGCGCCAGCGGTGGTAGGCGTGTAAGTGTACGATGACGTGCGGTTTGAACCATCAAGGTTCAACGCGTTGGCCCAAAGATCGGTCGGTGTCTGTCCGTAGAAGATGCCGGTCGAGAGCTTTACCGTCGTCGTGTTGGTTGCACGATAGCTAAGGCCGAGGCGCGGTGCAAAATTCGTGTTTGGAACGTTGAAGTTGCGCGAATCGGCATACGGCGCATTTGGGTTTGCCTTCGGAGAGGCGAAGCGGTCCCAACGCAGACCATATACCGCAGTCAAACGCGGAGATAGAGCCCAGGTGTCCTGCACATAACCACCGTAGAACAGCGAAGCATAGCCAATACCGTTCACATCGGTCTGCGACGCGAAATTGTCATAGGAGTACAGGTTCGTACCGTTCTTCGCGCTCAGATAAGCTGCAACGGAAGCGAAGGTATAGCGGTTGAAGGAAACCAGACGCTTACGATTTTGAATCTGGGCCAGCAGGAAGCCTGCCTTGAATGTATGCGACCCACGGATATAGCTGATGTTTTCAGATCCTGAGGGCTGCTTGTCGGTGTAGATATCACCCGCGTTGCTGCTGCCATTGAAAGCCGCAATGCCAGTAATCACGATGGCTGGCCCTTTCCCCGTGTTGGGCCCGGCAAAGTGAGTGTTCGTGCGGTACGGCACGGAGAAACGTAGCTCGTTCAGCAGGTGATCGCTGATGGTTGAAATCCACTGAACACCGGCCACGTGGGCGCGATCCGAATAGTCCACACCCGCGCTGGTGGCATTGATGCCGCCGACCTGAGTATTGAACGGGAAGCTGTTCTTGAAGTAGTTATAGCGAAGGAAGACGGAGTTCTTGGAATTGATGTTGTAGTCAACACGGAAGTCCATGAAAGTTCCATGGAGCAGACCCGGCGCCGTAGCCAGTTCTGATGATGGAAGACCAATCAACGCGGCGTTCGCTGGCGTAATCGTGACGACTGCTGGGCTTCCGCGAAGAACATGCTCATAGGAACCGAAGAAGAAGAGCTTGTTCTTCTTTACAGGGCCGCCAATGTTGACTGCATGGTCTTCCAGAATCAGATTTGGTTTCGTCGGGCTCGTTGTCTTGTTCTGCAACAGCGGGTATGCCGTTGCATCTACCCAGCGCTTGATGAACTCATACTTACCGTGGAACTGGTTGCTACCCGAGTTCGAGATCACGTTGTAAACGTTACCGGTGGTCCATCCATTCTCAGGTGCAGCCGGGTTCGAGATGGTCTGTACTTCCTTCACGAAGACATTGCCGATCGGGAAGAGACGCAGGCCGATACGATCCGCCTCGGTGTTCACCATGCCGTCCATTTGGTAGTTGATGCGATCCATCAAGCCGTTGGTGTTCAGAGTACGAGGAATACCAAGCTCGGGATTCGGGTGACCCGAAACGCCCGGCTGGAAGACGATGAAGTTGTATGGGTTGCGCGAAGTGAGCGGCGCGTTCTGGATTTCAGCCGTGGAGAGCGTACGCTGCACGTTCAGGTTCGTGGGATCGATTGCCACTTCGGATGCTTCCACTGTCACTGCAGTATCCGCAGAACCGACCTTAAGTTCACCGTCGATCACAGATTCGGTACCCGCGTTCAGATTGACAGAAGAAACATTCAGTGGCGAGAAACCGGAGGACGTAATGTTCACCGTGTATGCACCCAACGGCAAATTGATGAGCACGTAATAGCCATCAGATCCGGTGGTTACAGTGCGGGATACGCCAACCGCAGGATTCGTGACAGTGACGGTTGCTCCCGCGATCGCCGCGCCAGTGGGGTCAGAGACCCTGCCGCGAATGGTTCCGTTAATGGACTGCGACTGGCTCCACATAGCGGGAGCCGTCGAAAAGAGAATTGCGGATGAGACACAAATCCTAGACAGCCTGGACATAAAACTCCTCCTTGAAAGAGACAAGACAATGAACCGCGTGCTGCAACTGCAAGTAATGTGAGAAAGCGCCAATGGCTTCTGGCGAACACCGTGGAACGGTCAGAACAGCAGCTTCGTTTCCGTAGCAGCAAGGGATTGCGCGATGGCCCCGAACAACTGAGCTTTTGTGCCCAGAGACGAAGAACGCAACCTTGGCAAAGCGAAATCATTTTCGCGTAAACATCGATCTGTGGCGCTACAGAGCGCCGGGTGTGCTCCCACGCCTCCTCCCAGAACAATCAGCTCTGGGTTGAACAGGAGCGAGATGCTGCTGAGAGCGTCTGCCAATACACGTGACGTATTCTCAAGAACCTGTTCGGCAGTGGGGTCGCCTTCAAGAGCCAGGTCGAAGATCTGGGTTGCGCGCATCTGCGTGCGTGCCCGATCGCTTACGCCAGCCTGCCGCAGCAGCTTCTTCCACTGCAGTTCAACGCCTTCGCCACCGATGACACGTTCGAGTTGCCCTGTATCGCGCATACGAACGCGTTGGCGATCCATGCCTACGACCGGTAGATAACCGATTTCTCCCGCAGACCAGTTCGCGCCACGGTGGAGTGAGCCTCGCAAAAAGATGCCAGCGCCAACTCCCGTTCCGATTGCAATGAAGATGAAGTCTTCAACGCCGCGCGCCACGCCTTCTGCAAATTCGCCTACGGAAGCAAGGTTCACATCGTTATCAACACCGGCGGGAATGTCTAAATCGCGTTCCAGCAAAGTCTTAAAGGGAACGTCATTCCAACCCGAAAGGTTTGGAGCGGCTAACACAACGCCGCGATCAATATCTGTCATACCGGGTGCGCCGGCTGTGATGTGGAGAATTCTACGCTTTTCCGGAAGCCCAGCCATCATGGCATCAAGGCCCTGACGAATGTGGGCAATGACACCGCGTGGCGTTTTCCCTTTTTCATTAAGCTTTTCTTCCCATTCGGCAACGGGATTGCCGTTCAGATCAGCAAGCATCATCCGGACGTACGTCCCGCCGATGTCTGCTGCAGCGACATAACCATGCGATGCATTGAAGCGGAGCATGGCCGGTGGACGACCGCCGGAAGATACGCCTTCTCCTCCGTCCTCTACAACTCCGCGCTCAATCAGGTCGGACACCACCAGTGTGACTGTCGGGACGGCCAACCCGGAGATACGCGCTAGTTCAGCGCGAGAGCAGGGCGAATGCTTACGAATCAGTTGAAGCAGCAACCGCTGATTTGTCTTGCGCAATTGCGCCGGACGCGCGGGCTCGGCCATTACCTCTGTCTTCGAACGCAGAGAGGCTGTGGTGCGAGTCGAAGAGCGACGACGAGTTGGGACCAGACGGCGTTTCACGGATTGAGAAGGATTATAAGGAATATTTAAAAAGTTGGTGAAAACTTTTTAATTGTCATTTAGAAAGGTTGTCAACGAAGTGATTCCGTCCCGGTGGGGCGTGGGATAGATCTGGGGGCAAGCGCGTTCGATGAAGCGATTGGTGAGCAGTGAGAGCTGGAAGAGGTCCGTACAGATGTTCGTCTATTGTGTACCGCTATCCGTCGTAGCGGTACAGGCGGCCGCGCAAACACCTGTGCCTGAGCCGATGAAGATTGCTGTGGACGCGTCCTACGCTCAGACGTTGCCGATTGAACGAGGTGCACCGGGACTCGCGGAGTCGCTGCGCGAGTTGCACACCCGAGCAAGCCTTATCCAGATCAACGCGCATCCGGACGATGAGGACGGAGGCATGTTGGCGTACGAGAGCCGCGGCGTAGGTGCGGACGTATCATTGCTTGCCCTGAATCGCGGTGAAGGCGGTCAGAACGTGATGACCGGTGACTTCTGGGACCAGCTCGGCATTCTGCGCACCATGGAGCATCAGGCGGCAAACCGCTACTACGGTTCGCACTTGTTCTATACGCGTGTTGCGGACTTTGGCTTCTCAAAGACGCTTGAGGAGGCCTTGAAGCAGTGGAACCACGATCGCGTTCTGGAAGATGTGGTTCGCGTCGTTAGAACGGTTCGTCCAATGGTGGTGACCAGCGTCTTTGCGGGATACGTCTCTGACGGACACGGGCATCATCAAACAGCCGGCGTGATGGCACAGGAAGTGTTCAATGCAGCTGCAGATCCGAAGATGTTTCCTGATCAGATCAAAGAAGGCCTACTGCCATGGAAGCCTTTGAAGGTCTATGCGCGTGTGCCATTTGCGCAGGTGACTCCAAAGGGCATCTTCGACTATGCAACCAACAAGTGGGAACCTGTTGCGTTTAAGAACTATGTGACCGGAGAACCGATTCAGGGTGTTCCGTCAGTAACGCTGACTGTCCCAGAGAGCGAATACAACGCGTTGTATGGCCGGAACTATCTGCAGGTGGCGCGAGAGGGCCTGAACGAGCAGAAGTCGCAAACGGGCGGTGTGGCTATTCCAGCGCCGGGGAAATTTGACAGCCCGTATCATCTTTACGCATCGCGTGTGACATCAACGCTGCCCACGCATGAAGAGTCTTTCTTCGATGGCATCGATACATCGCTGGCGGGAATTGCTGGATATCTCCCGACGCAGGCGCAGGCTGAAGTTCGCGCTAAGCTAGAGGCGATTACCGCCACCGTTGATGAGGCAACACAGAAGTACAACGCGAATGATCCGTCGGTAAGTGCGCCGGCGTTGGCAAAAGGCCTCTCTTTGACGCGAGGTCTTATTGCTGAGTTGAAGGCCTCAAAGCTTCCAGATGAAGCTCGTTACAACGCATTGCATGAGCTGCAGGTGAAGGAAGGGCAGTTCAACTTTGCCTTGGGGCAGGCGCTTGGCGCGTCATTGCTGGCGAGTGTGCAGACATCACTTCCAGGTCAGGGCCAGGGGCGGTCTGGCCCCATGGGTGGAGGAGATAACGTCTTCTCTACAGCGTCCGGTAGCCCGACGGCAATTCCAGGACAGTCTGTACTTGTGGGTGTACATGTTGCAGCACAGGGGACACAGTCGTTGCAGGTTGACTCCGTAGCGTTGTCACCAAATACCGGCGGCGACTGGAAATTAACAGAGCAAAAGGGGATCGCTGCCTCAGTGGCAGCAGGAACTGCGCAGGATGCTTATATCGCCGCAACAGTACCGGCGGCTGCTCCAAACACAGCGCCGTACTTTGAGCGGCCGAATCTTGAGCAGAGCTACTACAACCTGACATCGCCGCAGTACGTCACGTTGCCCGTGATGTCTTATCCGCTGACGGCGGTTGCTACCTATACGTACAACGGCGTGAAGGGCGAGCTTCGCAGCGTGGTGCAGACGGCGCATCGTTACAACGGCCTGGGTGTGGTGATGGAACCTCTGCTGGTGGCTCCTGCCATCAGCGTACGGGTTACCCCGCCTGCAGGTGTTATGCCTTTGAAGGCTGGCAGCGTATCGCTGGACGTGACGGTACATTCCGATGTGAAGGGGCCTGCGCAGGGTACGTTGGAGTTGAAACTGCCAAGCGGATGGACAGCATCCCCTGCGACGCAAACCTTTGCGACGAAGCGTGATGGAGAAGATACCAATCTCCACTTTGTGATCACGCCGAAGAATGTGGAAGCGAAGACGTACGAGATCTCCGCGGTGGCGAAGTATGCCGGTAAGGAGTATGCAAGCGGATTCCAAACCATCGGCTACCCCGGTATCACGCCCTATCCGCAGTATCGAGATGCGAAGTTTCGCACGACAGGTGTCGATGTGACAGTGGCTCCGAACCTGAAGGTGGCGTACATCATGGGAACGGGTGAGGAGGTTCCGCAGTCGCTGAAGGATATCGGCATTAACGTGACGCAGCTTTCCAGCGACGACATCGCCAAGGCTGATCTCAGTGGATACGACTGTATCATCCTGGGCATTCGCACATACGCTGCGCGTCCTGAGCTTCGGACTTACAACCAGCGCCTGCTTGATTACGCGAAGAATGGCGGCGTGGTTGTAAGTGAGTATCAGTCGCCGGAGTACGAGCGAGACTTTGCTCCCTATGTGATTCCGGTGACACGTGAGGCAGAGAAGGTTGTGGAAGAAGATGCAAAGGTAAGCATTCTGAAACCGAATGATCCTTTGTTTACATGGCCGAACCACATCGTTCCTGCTGACTTCGACAACTGGGTAGAGGAACGTGGCCACGGTTTCCCCGGAGCGTTTGATCCGAAGTACGTCGCGTTGACTGAAGTGCATGATCAAGGGCAGGACCCGCAACAAGGCGGCCTGATCTATGCTCAGTATGGCAAAGGCTACTATGTGTATCTTGCTTATGCGTTCTTCCGTCAGATGCCGGAAGGCGTTCCAGGAAGCTTCCGCATCATGGCCAACCTGATCAGTGCAAAGAAGAATCCCAACTTATCGCACTGAGCAGATCGATCCACGAGTCTTAGAGAACTCCCTGTAGCTCGGAAGCGCTAGTGCGTTGCTAGACCGTGTAGGCGAAGGTAGGCGGCCAGTGCTTCCGGGCGATTTGTTTGGATACCATTGGCTCCATCGTCGATTGCTTTCTGCCAGGACTCGGGTGTGTCGGCTTCGTCTAAGCGATCCACGAATATCTGCGCGCGTGCTTCTTTTGCGACTTGAATCGTCAATTTATTGAAGTCGGACGCATCGAATGCGAAGACGGGAATAGGCATAGAGCGCAGAAGGAAACGGCTGACATCGGGATTTTGCGACTCGGGCATCAGGCGCAACGCGGGCATAATTTTATGCACCTCGTACAACAGGAATGGGTTACCGTAGACAACAACGTGATCCTGCATATCGTGCCGGACGATCGTGTCTACAAGCTGTTGCGGATCGGCGTCTTTCGTGTCGACGTAGACATTGATTCTATTGCGAGCAACATCGAGGGCCTCATCGAACGTGGGCACTCTCGTACCAGAAAATGCAGGCGAAAACTTGGCGCCTGCATCCAGTGACCGAATTTCGTCAAAGGTGTGATTCTTTACTTCACCTGTGCCGTTCGTTGTTCTGTCGATCGTCCTGTCGTGCATGAGTATCAGCTTGCCGTCGGAGGTGGTACGTACATCCAGTTCAAAGTAGTCTGCACCGGCATCAGCAGCGGCACGAAATGCAGCAAGTGTGTTTTCGGGGTGGTGAAGATGTTCTCCACGATGAGAGATGATCACGACCTTGCCGGGAACTGTGGCCAACGCAGGCGCTGGCCGGTATGCAGTCTGAAGCGATTGCGAAAAGAGACTGCCGGCGGTGAGGGCTACGAGACAAACGACACTTGCTTTCAACACGAAAAGATCCCTCAGAAATTTGATCGAATGTGCCCAATGACAACGCAAAGGACGCAGCACATCGATGCTTTCATGCTGTAGGCGATCCCATCTACTATTCCATTCTCAAGAGCGGAGATTACAGGTTAATGAGCCATGCTATTCCGCCTGCGAGATCGGATGGATACGATGTTTCGGTCTGAAGAATGATGAATCGGGGAGTAGGGAAATGTGGATGCATCGGATTGCTACGGGCATGTTGTTGGCTTCGTTGAGTGTGGCAGGAACCAGCCAGACGACCGCAACACCTGCGGCGGTGATTGAATCCCCTGATGGTCTTTCGGCTAAGCTGTCCTCTGATGCAAATCTCTCGGGCGCCCAATCGGCTTTCCTTCCGGAACTTTTTCCCTCGTCGCACGCTTCGAACTTGCTGCAACTGAAGAATGGCGACCTTCTTTGTGTATGGTTTTCTGGCACCGCCGAAGGGCAATCGGATGTAGCCATTGTTGCCTCGATTTTGCCGAAGGGGTCGATGACCTGGGGCAAGCCTGTTCGCGTGGATCACGATCCGGCCAAGTCCTATCAGAATCCTGTTGCCTATCAGACTTCGAGCGGAGAGATCTGGATTCTGCACACAGCCCAGACTGCGGGCAAAGGGCAGGCGGACGCGCAGGTGCTGAAATCCATTTCTAAAGATGGTGGAAAGACCTGGAGCACACCGACTGTACTTTTTGCAGAGGCTGGTGCCTTCACGCGTCAACCGTTTGTTCATGGTGAGCACAACGAACTTCTGCTTCCTATCTATTACTCAACAAGCGCCGGTATTACGAAGGGCGCGGAGACGAACTATCCCGTCGTGAAATTGAGTGCGGATGGGGGACAGACATGGAAGGAGTGCAGCGTTCCCAAAGCTGAGGGCATGGTGCAGATGAGTATTGTGAAGCGTGCGCCGGGGCGTTATGTGGCGTTCTATCGCAGTCGTTTTGCGGACTTTATTCACCGTTCGACATCCACTGATGGCTGCAACTGGACTGCTCCTGAACCGACGCCGCTACCTAATAACAATGCTTCCATCCAGGCTGCGGGACTTCGTGATGGGAACATCGTTATGGTGTTCAACAACACCTCTGGACATAAACCCGGGCACGTCACCCAGTCTGGTGAACGCGTTCCAGTGTCGATTGCACTCTCCAGTGATGGTGGCGTTACGTGGAAATATGTCCGCGACATGGAGACGCGGGATTACCACGCTCCGCTACCCAAGGGACAAAGGATGGAGTATAGCTACCCCGCAGTGTTGCAGCTTGCGAACGGAAAGATCATGGCCAGCTATACCTATCGGCGTCTCGGGATAAAAACCGTCTTGATGGATGAGAACTGGATCAAGCAGGGCACAACAACGGGAGAGTTCAAGCCGTAAGCTCTGCTCGAGGCTTTGCGTAGCTAAGATCAATCGCAAGAAGTGATGAAGACGTGGCATTCTGCATAAGCGGCATGGAGGCGGCGGAAGATGGCTACGGTAAGACTATGGACAGACGATGATGTGTCAGCGGATGCGAGATGCAAAGTTGTATTCGACGACATTCGCGCAACGCGTAAGTCAGATTTTGTGAATAACTTTTGGCGCGCGCTGGCCAACCAGCCTGACCTCTTGGAACAGACATGGGCGCGTGTGAAGAAGGTGATGATCGAGCCCGGGGCGCTTGATCCGCTTACAAAGGAACTGATCTATATCGCAGTCTCCACGATGAATAGTTGCACATACTGCACGCATTCACATACGGCCGCGGCGCGTGCTAAGGGGCTTACTGAGGAACAGTACGCGGAGTTCCTTGGAGTGGTGAGCATGGCAGCTCATACCAATTCGCTTGCGAATGCACTTCAGATCCCCGTGGATACTGAGTTTCTTGCGTAAGAATTCAATGCTTGGTATTACGGCAACTAAACGTCTGTGGATCTTGTGCACATAGTAAGACGGCGATCAGGACACCTGACCGCCGTCTTTTGCGTTTTGTTTCGTCTTAGTTCAGCTGTGCGCTTTGGCTGGGCGCAGGTTGTGCAAGGAGCTTCTCGACCAGTGTTGTGACTTCGTGTTCCAACGCGATGTGACCAGCGGTATTACCGGGGCCTGCGAAGCCTGCATGTGTTTCCTTTACCAGCCCATCGCGGCCAACAAAGAACGAAGTGGGCCAGCAGTTGAGATTGACACCCTGCGGGATCTTTTCATTGAGCTGATCCGTTGTACCAGCAAGCAGCACAGGATAAGTGATGCCGTAGTGTTGGATGAACGCCTTCAGGCGAGACGTATCAGTCTCCGGATCGCCCTGCTCAAAGTCGAGGTTCACGATCTCAAGACCCTTGGAGTGAAAGCGCTTGTAGAGACTCACGAGCAGACCTGCTTCATCGTGGCAGTTAGGGCACCATGAACCACCAATTGCTACGATGACAACTTTGCCGCGAAACTGCGAATCCGTGTTGGAAAGCACCTTGCCGTTCATATCAGGGAAGCTGAAAGCTAGAGGAGCGTTGGGATCTTTAATCGATGTCTGTTGTGTCGTGTCGGTAGGAGAAGGCAAGTTCAGCTTTCGTGCTTCATCAGGTCGATGGGCGACGAATTCTGGCGATGAACCATGCACGCCAC is from Terriglobus sp. TAA 43 and encodes:
- a CDS encoding carboxymuconolactone decarboxylase family protein; the protein is MATVRLWTDDDVSADARCKVVFDDIRATRKSDFVNNFWRALANQPDLLEQTWARVKKVMIEPGALDPLTKELIYIAVSTMNSCTYCTHSHTAAARAKGLTEEQYAEFLGVVSMAAHTNSLANALQIPVDTEFLA